A stretch of Imperialibacter roseus DNA encodes these proteins:
- a CDS encoding PorP/SprF family type IX secretion system membrane protein: MMRWRLRFLVYFLLMLCGQTMLAQQFNFSQYGFTDQRVNPALVGIGNYWKVGGVHRQQNTGPQFDIKSTSLSASYPLVAPGRGRTLGGIGVTFLDDKAGEGKAFKTQEVGLSYAMQVRTARNQQLALGVGLFAQTRKFSYDDFFTSQQYIPNRGYDRSIDNGESFDELRRSFGRLSIGLQWEKRDKNNSRLAHFGLSSFDINQPREAFIDSDYRIRTSFMLNGGFQLYQSGSMSLYPEVLYTYNGRNNQLNAGINWRYMLASKGFVELKGAYLSGGLFLAGFQFGRDEFRMGVSYDVPTNGSNTANQGAFEFGFELKGLVTRAAKSKTKRRKKQKTAKSKSKRPSPTNEAKRPAVPKEKVEETAAADTGTADVPTEEADTNIAASPDVKTGVEQVEFENFKPEKITEELGFETNKTSINANFKQKLDELADRLEREPWLKVDIVGHTDNVGSEAANEALSVARAAAVEAYLLSKGIARERLTTEGKGELEPVSSNDTAEGRSQNRRVELIIHR; encoded by the coding sequence ATGATGAGGTGGAGGCTCCGGTTTTTAGTTTACTTTCTTTTGATGCTTTGCGGCCAAACAATGTTGGCCCAACAATTCAATTTTTCACAGTATGGCTTCACTGACCAGCGAGTCAATCCGGCGCTGGTGGGTATTGGGAATTACTGGAAGGTAGGCGGAGTGCACCGCCAGCAGAACACGGGGCCTCAATTCGATATAAAGAGTACCTCACTGTCCGCCAGCTACCCATTGGTTGCACCGGGGAGGGGCCGAACTTTGGGAGGTATTGGAGTAACTTTTTTGGACGACAAGGCTGGAGAAGGGAAGGCGTTTAAAACACAGGAAGTTGGGCTGAGCTATGCCATGCAAGTGCGCACAGCCAGAAACCAGCAGCTGGCTCTTGGCGTGGGTCTTTTCGCCCAAACAAGAAAATTCAGCTACGACGATTTCTTCACGAGCCAACAATACATACCCAACCGGGGTTATGATCGCTCGATTGACAATGGCGAGAGCTTCGACGAGTTGCGCCGCTCTTTTGGTAGGTTGAGCATTGGTTTGCAGTGGGAAAAGCGAGACAAGAACAACTCCAGGCTTGCCCATTTTGGGTTGTCGAGTTTTGACATTAACCAGCCCAGGGAGGCATTTATCGACTCGGACTACCGAATCCGAACCTCATTCATGCTCAATGGTGGTTTCCAACTTTATCAATCGGGGTCGATGAGTCTTTACCCGGAGGTGCTTTATACCTACAACGGAAGAAACAATCAGCTCAACGCTGGCATCAACTGGCGGTATATGCTGGCCAGCAAAGGTTTCGTCGAGTTGAAAGGAGCCTATTTGTCTGGGGGGCTTTTTTTGGCCGGATTTCAATTTGGCCGGGACGAGTTTCGCATGGGGGTCAGTTACGATGTGCCGACGAATGGGAGTAATACCGCCAACCAGGGTGCCTTTGAATTTGGCTTCGAGTTGAAAGGGCTTGTGACCAGGGCCGCCAAATCAAAAACCAAAAGACGGAAAAAACAGAAAACAGCGAAGAGTAAGAGCAAGCGACCTTCACCTACCAACGAGGCAAAGCGACCGGCTGTTCCGAAAGAAAAGGTGGAAGAAACCGCTGCGGCAGACACCGGCACTGCCGATGTGCCGACAGAGGAGGCTGATACCAACATTGCCGCCTCACCCGATGTAAAAACGGGCGTTGAGCAAGTAGAGTTTGAGAATTTTAAACCGGAAAAAATTACCGAAGAGTTAGGTTTCGAAACCAACAAAACAAGCATCAATGCCAACTTTAAACAAAAACTGGACGAGCTGGCTGACCGACTTGAAAGGGAACCGTGGCTGAAAGTTGATATTGTGGGCCATACGGATAATGTAGGAAGTGAGGCCGCCAATGAGGCACTTTCTGTTGCCCGAGCAGCGGCAGTGGAGGCCTATCTGCTGAGCAAAGGCATTGCCAGAGAGCGGCTCACAACAGAAGGCAAAGGAGAATTGGAGCCAGTTAGCTCAAACGACACGGCCGAGGGAAGAAGCCAGAACAGAAGAGTTGAATTGATTATTCACAGGTAG